Proteins encoded in a region of the Polynucleobacter antarcticus genome:
- a CDS encoding carbohydrate porin: MTRKFYFLFLAVLSGMFGVMLSTSVSAQKAGSGSDQIATFASPIDGINTEGEFLGLPVNLHGQTTYINQRYNNFTSSYSGIRSLSSDKSMSYTWSGTLFFGARIAPNTDVYFNPEVISGVAFSGLSGLGGFTNGEGSKATSSQAKFYSARAFMRHTINQAGDKVVLENEANQITQTVSSNRVVITAGQFSTLDIFDDSRYAKDPRIQFMNWGNMTYLAYDYAADARGYSTGLAGEWYLDHWVLRASRMLAPKSPNGRDLNWQIFNSYGDQVEVERQHHIAQLPGKVSILAYRNQMTLARFTDATNYVIQNNAQGTQAINYVRNNAQIKTGVGIHGEQALTKDLGIYARAFTSDGKTETMSFTEADNSLSVGIGMNGTGWQRPKDSVGIAMMQNGLSSYRRTYLQAGGVSYFIGDYNSPTQTISYSPERIGEIYYNATVIKNVLAGLNFQHVINPAYNAARGPINILSLRVHAEF, from the coding sequence ATGACCCGCAAGTTTTATTTCCTCTTCTTAGCTGTATTGAGTGGCATGTTCGGTGTGATGCTAAGCACATCTGTTTCCGCTCAAAAAGCAGGATCTGGGTCAGATCAAATTGCCACTTTTGCTTCTCCTATTGACGGTATCAATACTGAAGGTGAATTTTTAGGCTTGCCCGTCAATCTGCATGGGCAAACTACGTATATTAATCAGCGCTACAACAATTTCACTTCCTCATACTCAGGCATCAGAAGCTTATCAAGTGATAAGTCTATGAGCTACACCTGGTCTGGTACTTTATTCTTTGGCGCACGTATTGCACCAAATACAGATGTGTATTTCAATCCAGAGGTGATCTCTGGCGTTGCATTTTCAGGTTTATCAGGTTTGGGCGGCTTTACAAATGGCGAGGGGAGTAAAGCAACGAGCTCTCAAGCCAAGTTTTATTCTGCCCGTGCTTTTATGCGCCACACTATCAATCAAGCCGGTGATAAGGTCGTACTAGAAAATGAAGCCAATCAAATTACCCAAACAGTCAGCAGCAATCGTGTGGTGATTACTGCGGGGCAGTTCTCTACGCTGGATATCTTTGATGACAGTCGATACGCGAAAGATCCACGCATACAGTTTATGAACTGGGGCAATATGACTTATCTAGCGTATGACTATGCAGCGGATGCGCGTGGTTACAGTACAGGCTTAGCAGGAGAGTGGTACTTAGATCATTGGGTATTACGCGCTTCCCGTATGCTTGCCCCCAAATCTCCTAATGGCCGTGATCTCAATTGGCAAATCTTCAATAGCTATGGCGATCAGGTCGAGGTAGAGCGCCAACATCATATTGCTCAGCTTCCAGGTAAGGTCAGTATCTTGGCTTATCGTAATCAGATGACCCTCGCACGCTTTACGGATGCAACAAATTATGTCATTCAAAATAATGCCCAAGGGACCCAGGCCATTAATTATGTGCGCAATAATGCACAAATTAAAACGGGGGTAGGTATTCACGGGGAACAGGCTTTGACGAAAGATCTTGGAATTTATGCACGGGCATTTACCTCTGACGGAAAAACAGAAACCATGTCTTTTACGGAAGCAGATAACTCCTTATCGGTTGGTATAGGTATGAATGGCACTGGCTGGCAACGCCCTAAAGATAGTGTAGGTATCGCCATGATGCAAAATGGCTTATCCAGTTATCGTCGCACTTATCTCCAGGCTGGCGGTGTTTCTTATTTCATTGGTGATTACAACAGTCCAACGCAGACCATTTCTTATAGTCCAGAGCGGATTGGGGAGATCTATTACAACGCTACGGTCATTAAAAATGTACTAGCGGGGTTGAACTTTCAGCATGTGATTAATCCAGCCTATAACGCTGCTAGAGGCCCCATTAACATCCTATCTCTAAGAGTGCATGCTGAATTCTAA
- the recR gene encoding recombination mediator RecR, which yields MARHEAPQDALGRLIEALRVLPGVGPKSAQRMAFYLLQHDRNGAAVLAQSLGEAVETVGHCARCNTFSETQICVTCSDDRRDPSLLCIVETPADQVMVEQTLSFKGNYFVLMGRISPLDGMGPNEIHFDRLLNRIEAPDTGVTVREVVLATNFTSEGEATAHYIGEVLKSKGIKVTRIARGIPVGGELEYVDAGTLARALMDRRAVG from the coding sequence ATGGCACGTCATGAAGCGCCTCAAGATGCACTCGGTCGCCTGATTGAGGCATTAAGAGTCTTGCCTGGAGTAGGGCCGAAGTCAGCACAACGCATGGCCTTTTATTTATTACAGCATGACCGTAATGGAGCTGCAGTACTGGCGCAATCCTTAGGTGAGGCTGTAGAGACTGTTGGCCACTGCGCCCGTTGTAATACGTTTTCAGAAACTCAAATCTGCGTGACTTGTAGCGATGATCGCCGTGATCCATCTTTGCTGTGCATCGTGGAGACCCCGGCAGATCAAGTGATGGTTGAGCAGACCTTGAGCTTTAAAGGTAATTACTTTGTATTAATGGGCCGTATTTCACCGCTAGATGGTATGGGCCCCAATGAAATTCATTTTGATCGACTGCTTAATCGTATTGAAGCACCAGATACTGGCGTCACCGTCAGAGAGGTCGTTTTAGCTACTAATTTCACCAGTGAAGGTGAAGCTACAGCTCACTACATCGGCGAGGTACTAAAATCAAAAGGTATTAAAGTCACCCGAATTGCTCGAGGCATTCCTGTTGGCGGTGAGCTGGAATATGTAGATGCCGGCACTTTAGCTAGGGCGTTGATGGATCGTCGCGCAGTAGGCTAG
- a CDS encoding YbaB/EbfC family nucleoid-associated protein, giving the protein MMKGGLAGLMKQAQQMQEKMKVAQEQLAALEVTGQAAGGLVKVTISGKHEMKRIQIDPGAMDDREMLEDLLVTAYTEAFKQVEAANNQVMSGATAGMPMPPGFKLPF; this is encoded by the coding sequence ATGATGAAAGGCGGCCTTGCGGGTTTGATGAAACAAGCTCAGCAGATGCAAGAAAAGATGAAAGTAGCGCAAGAGCAATTGGCTGCGCTAGAAGTAACTGGCCAAGCAGCGGGTGGCTTAGTTAAAGTGACGATTTCTGGTAAGCATGAGATGAAGCGGATACAGATTGATCCAGGTGCTATGGATGATCGTGAGATGCTTGAGGATTTACTGGTGACCGCCTATACAGAAGCATTCAAGCAAGTCGAGGCTGCTAATAATCAAGTCATGTCTGGAGCGACTGCAGGGATGCCAATGCCTCCTGGATTTAAGTTACCGTTTTGA